The proteins below are encoded in one region of Salmo salar chromosome ssa02, Ssal_v3.1, whole genome shotgun sequence:
- the epn3b gene encoding epsin-3 yields MTTSALRRQVKNIVHNYSEAEIKVREATSNDPWGPSSSLMSEIADLTFNVVAFAEVMGMVWKRLNDHGKNWRHVYKALTLLDYLIKTGSERVAQQCRENAFTIQTLRDFQYMDRDGRDQGGNVREKARQLVSLLRDEERLRQERSQALTTKERMTAGTGTGGGGGGPGGGGGMGHGVVPPAYQPGRRTSQPNMAALYGEEFIRSRGSPSSFNSSSSSPREASYLEQARPQTSGEEELQLQLALAMSREESEKLAPPPPIAMETDDTQLQIALSLSKEEQCLHGNCVDDVTMPPLQDQRCLQGDESFLQRVLDESRRASHTGESAMLDLVDIFGPSEAPPPADDLWNAQPAVTSDPWDSVAVHSNTPVIGSPWATRPSSSSPTNPWAPSRSPTWEAPPTSSSPVIQGWESPPPLTGDGTDRTDPFSVREEEECKGEEGPPQPGSPTGPDVFGERVLSPEVNGRGGGSPEMFDLSRLAPPQGSAAPRMCRTPEAFLGPTGASLVNLDTLIPPNPPSRTHNNPFLLGLSVPSPTNPFHCDQPRLTLNQMLRPCSTSPLPPHTLPYSPSLPLPLPHHTQPSPGLLDLPSNLPHPLLPLSPAPAHRVPPQSHTHSHNPFL; encoded by the exons ATGACGACCTCAGCGTTGCGTCGCCAGGTGAAGAACATCGTTCACAACTACTCTGAGGCAGAGATCAAG GTGCGCGAGGCGACGTCCAACGACCCGTGGGGCCCCTCCTCCTCGCTGATGTCAGAGATCGCTGACCTCACCTTTAACGTGGTGGCGTTTGCTGAGGTCATGGGCATGGTCTGGAAACGCCTCAACGACCACGGGAAGAACTGGAGACACGTCTACAAG GCCCTGACGCTGCTCGACTACTTGATCAAGACCGGCTCAGAGAGAGTGGCTCAGCAGTGCCGCGAGAACGCATTCACCATACAG ACGCTGCGTGACTTCCAGTACATGGACCGTGATGGCCGTGACCAGGGGGGCAACGTGAGGGAGAAGGCCCGCCAGCTGGTGTCTCTTCTCAGGGACGAGGAACGgctcagacaggagaggagccaggcattgaCGACTAAAGAACGCATGACGGCTGGAACGGGgacggggggaggaggaggagggccggggggaggaggagggatgggacATGGAGTGGTACCTCCAGCGTACCAACCAGGGCGAAGGACCAGCCAGCCAAATATGGCAGCTCTCTATGGGGAAGAGTTTATCCGCTCCCGGGGCTCACCCTCCTCCTTTAACT cctctTCATCCTCTCCTCGTGAAGCGTCTTATCTAGAACAAGCCCGCCCCCAGACCAGCGGAGAGGAGGAGCTACAGTTACAGCTGGCCCTGGCCATgagcagagaggagagcgagaag CTGGCCCCGCCTCCTCCCATTGCTATGGAGACAGATGACACACAGCTACAGATAGCGCTGAGCCTTAGCAAAGaggagcag TGTCTCCATGGTAACTGTGTAGATGATGTCACCATGCCGCCTCTGCAGGACCAGCGTTGTCTCCAAGGAGATGAGTCGTTTCTGCAGAGAGTCCTGGATGAGAGCAGGAGGGCCAGTCACACAGGGGAG TCCGCCATGTTGGATCTGGTGGATATATTTGGCCCCTCTGAGGCTCCGCCCCCAGCTGACGACCTCTGGAACGCCCAGCCTGCTGTGACCTCTGACCCTTGGGACTCTGTGG CAGTCCACTCCAACACTCCTGTGATTGGTAGTCCCTGGGCGACCCGCCCCTCCTCCAGCAGCCCAACCAATCCCTGGGCTCCGTCACGCTCTCCCACCTGGGAAGCTCCGCCCACATCATCCAGCCCTGTCATTCAAGGCTGGGAGAGCCCGCCCCCTCTTACAGGGGACGGTACTGATAGGACGGATCCCTTCTCtgtcagggaggaggaggagtgtaaAGGAGAGGAGGGACCACCTCAACCTGGCAGTCcaactg GCCCAGACGTGTTTGGGGAGCGTGTTCTGTCCCCCGAGGTGAACGGGCGAGGGGGGGGCAGTCCGGAGATGTTTGACCTGTCCCGTCTCGCCCCCCCCCAGGGCTCCGCGGCCCCCCGGATGTGTCGCACCCCAGAAGCCTTCCTGGGACCTACGGGGGCGTCGCTCGTCAACCTGGACACACTCATCCCCCCTAATCCTCCTAGCAGGACCCACAACAACCCCTTCCTCTTAG gtctgagTGTTCCCTCTCCCACCAACCCATTCCACTGTGACCAGCCCCGTCTCACACTCAACCAGATGCTTCGTCCCTGTTCCACCTCCCCACTCCCCCCTCACACCCTCCCCtacagcccctctctccccctccctctcccacaccACACCCAGCCCTCCCCCGGCCTCCTGGACCTCCCCTCTAACCtgccccatcccctcctccccctctcccccgccCCGGCCCACCGCGTCCCAccccagtctcacacacacagccacaaccCCTTCCTCTGA